One segment of Rubripirellula amarantea DNA contains the following:
- a CDS encoding DUF1552 domain-containing protein, producing the protein MHILSSDRRISRRQLLRGAGVALGLPFLEAMLPPFTQRLFAAAPVEPKPQRMFAICNNLGVLPDHFFPSQAGGDYEFSPYLQELSAHRNDFTVLSGVHHPGVDGAHSSDVSFLTAAPHPGGGGFRNTISLDQYVAGEIGHHTRFPSLTLGVNAAPGRRSLSWTPSGVLIPCEDSASNVYKQLFLQGSEKEIAKQIEKLKLGESIMDTVAEQSRALNRRLSASDRDRMDQYTTAVRETERRMEKAREWERLPKPVPSAESPINPGGPAAYMEKTRLMYEMARLAFETDSTRSITLLLDSNNSPTIDLSEIQISDGYHNLSHHGKDEKKLAQLEAIDRNHMRLISQLISAFKSSKDGDASLLENSLILYGSNLGDANKHTTDNMPMLVAGGRLKHGQHLAFDRDKNYPLPNLFVSMLQSMGIEADKFASSTGTMRGLDLKAIS; encoded by the coding sequence ATGCATATACTCTCTTCCGATCGGCGCATCTCTCGCCGCCAACTCCTTCGTGGAGCCGGAGTCGCCTTGGGCTTGCCCTTTCTTGAGGCCATGCTGCCGCCGTTTACGCAACGTCTCTTCGCGGCAGCTCCAGTCGAACCGAAGCCGCAGCGCATGTTCGCCATCTGCAACAATCTCGGCGTCTTACCGGACCATTTCTTTCCCAGCCAGGCAGGCGGCGACTATGAGTTCTCACCTTACCTCCAGGAGCTCTCGGCCCATCGAAACGATTTCACCGTCCTGAGCGGAGTTCACCATCCCGGTGTAGACGGCGCGCACTCATCAGACGTGTCCTTTCTCACCGCCGCGCCCCATCCGGGAGGTGGCGGATTTCGCAACACCATTTCATTAGACCAATACGTAGCGGGCGAGATTGGCCATCACACCCGATTTCCCTCGCTCACGCTGGGTGTGAACGCTGCTCCGGGACGTCGCAGCCTGTCATGGACTCCTTCTGGCGTGCTAATTCCCTGCGAGGACAGCGCTTCAAACGTCTACAAACAGCTCTTCCTCCAGGGGTCGGAAAAAGAAATAGCGAAGCAGATTGAAAAGTTGAAGCTGGGCGAAAGCATCATGGACACCGTTGCCGAGCAGTCGCGAGCTCTCAATCGCCGACTCAGCGCTAGCGATCGCGACCGTATGGACCAGTACACGACGGCAGTCCGCGAGACCGAACGACGTATGGAAAAGGCTCGCGAATGGGAACGACTTCCCAAACCAGTTCCCTCTGCCGAAAGCCCCATCAACCCCGGCGGCCCCGCCGCCTACATGGAAAAGACTCGACTCATGTATGAGATGGCGCGCCTCGCCTTTGAGACCGACTCCACCCGCAGCATCACGCTGCTGCTGGACAGCAACAATTCTCCCACAATCGACCTATCCGAAATTCAAATATCCGACGGCTACCATAACCTGTCTCACCACGGCAAGGACGAGAAGAAACTAGCCCAGCTCGAGGCCATCGACCGCAATCACATGAGGCTCATCAGCCAACTGATCAGCGCATTTAAAAGTTCGAAAGATGGAGACGCCAGCCTGCTCGAGAACTCGCTGATCCTTTACGGCAGCAATCTCGGCGATGCAAACAAGCACACCACCGACAACATGCCAATGTTGGTGGCAGGTGGACGACTCAAACACGGCCAGCACCTCGCCTTCGACCGCGACAAAAACTACCCGCTCCCAAACTTGTTTGTCTCCATGCTTCAATCCATGGGGATTGAGGCCGATAAGTTTGCAAGTTCTACCGGCACCATGAGAGGCCTCGATCTAAAAGCCATCTCATAA
- a CDS encoding integrase core domain-containing protein encodes MGKQQQELIDYLFTENAVLREKLGGGRIVLNDDQRRRLAVKGKVLGRKRLSEIRTLFTPDTILRWHRQLVAKKWDYSDRKEKKSGRPRIRQVIVDLTVKFAKENPMWGYDRISGALANVGNHICDSTIGNILKAHGIEPVPTRRRTGSWEIFLKSHWDVIAATDFTTVEVWTKGGLTTFYLLFVMELKTRRVNFAGCTANPNEAWMQTIARELTNHEDGFLNEKKYLIMDRDATFSKSFRACLQCEGGMPVRLPPRSPNLNAHLERFFGTLKSECLHKLILFGETATRKAVRSFLEHYHTERNHQGLGNELIVPMDRPTDLDAKIETTERLGGLLRSYRRAA; translated from the coding sequence ATGGGCAAGCAGCAACAAGAACTCATCGACTATCTCTTCACCGAAAACGCGGTGCTGCGAGAAAAGCTGGGCGGCGGACGTATCGTGCTCAATGATGATCAGCGAAGAAGACTGGCCGTCAAAGGAAAAGTGCTCGGACGAAAGCGACTTTCCGAGATCCGGACGTTGTTCACACCGGACACAATCCTGCGATGGCATCGTCAACTCGTGGCAAAAAAATGGGACTACTCGGATCGCAAGGAGAAGAAATCTGGTCGGCCAAGGATTCGCCAAGTGATCGTTGATTTGACCGTCAAGTTCGCGAAAGAGAATCCGATGTGGGGCTACGACCGCATCAGTGGTGCGCTAGCGAACGTCGGCAACCACATCTGCGACTCCACTATTGGCAATATCCTCAAAGCTCACGGCATTGAGCCAGTACCGACACGCCGGCGCACAGGATCCTGGGAAATATTTCTCAAGTCGCACTGGGACGTGATCGCTGCGACTGACTTCACGACCGTGGAAGTCTGGACAAAGGGCGGCCTGACAACGTTCTATCTGCTCTTTGTCATGGAATTGAAAACACGCCGCGTCAACTTCGCGGGCTGCACCGCCAACCCGAACGAAGCTTGGATGCAAACGATCGCCCGCGAGTTGACCAACCATGAAGACGGCTTTCTCAACGAGAAGAAGTACTTGATCATGGACCGCGATGCAACGTTCAGTAAGTCGTTTCGTGCGTGCCTGCAATGCGAGGGTGGGATGCCAGTTCGCTTGCCACCGCGAAGCCCGAATTTGAACGCGCACCTGGAGCGATTTTTCGGAACGTTGAAATCCGAATGCCTTCACAAACTGATTCTCTTTGGCGAGACCGCGACGCGCAAAGCTGTTCGATCTTTCCTCGAACATTATCACACTGAAAGAAACCACCAGGGTTTGGGCAACGAGCTGATCGTGCCCATGGATCGTCCAACAGACTTGGATGCTAAGATCGAAACGACGGAGCGACTTGGTGGCTTGCTTCGATCTTATCGACGCGCGGCTTAG
- a CDS encoding NAD(P)/FAD-dependent oxidoreductase, with amino-acid sequence MNPSHVAIIGSGFSGSLLGWILASQGVQVSLIDAQTHPRFAIGESSTPIADTLLRRLGETYQLKPLVDLSTYGSWKKTHPKITCGKKRGFSYYHHEAGQPFAEDHLGKRSLLVAASQSDSKADTHWYRSEVDEYFFKQAILSGVQPYSATSIVDIASVGDQCRLLCGGNYTGELIADYVIDATGRAAITAKLLGQPNLRDQLKTQTATSFAHYRGVRPWRDYLQAHGFDTSNDPFNPDDAAQHHLLGNTWTWMLRFDNDITSIGFCSPRGQVNDFASTSAYHWMMQDAVQVYPDDQSLIPSGQSLITEPWIQSYHEPIVADRVWMMPTAAITMDPLHSTGIAHGLAGVERLATMLLNPDGNAPARYAEILHQEVSLLDRLISTAYTVANDPARFNAACMVYFAAAITCEEQLKAGQNPSHLYNAGEDAFRTAVRNACGIISDLGEPRFESLVRTEIAPWNTAGLMSSGHQNRYAYTATKG; translated from the coding sequence TTGAATCCTTCTCACGTCGCCATTATCGGATCCGGATTCTCTGGTTCGCTCCTCGGTTGGATCCTCGCTTCCCAAGGAGTGCAAGTTTCGCTCATTGACGCGCAAACCCATCCACGGTTTGCGATCGGCGAATCCTCCACACCGATTGCCGACACACTGTTGCGAAGACTCGGTGAAACGTACCAACTAAAACCGCTGGTCGATCTTTCCACTTACGGCAGTTGGAAGAAAACGCATCCAAAAATCACTTGCGGAAAGAAACGTGGCTTCAGCTATTACCATCACGAGGCCGGTCAACCGTTCGCCGAAGATCATCTCGGCAAACGCAGTCTGCTGGTGGCTGCGTCGCAGTCCGATTCAAAGGCCGACACGCATTGGTACCGCAGCGAAGTCGATGAGTATTTCTTCAAGCAGGCGATTCTGTCAGGCGTTCAACCCTATTCAGCCACATCGATCGTCGACATCGCGTCGGTTGGCGATCAATGCCGTTTGCTTTGCGGTGGGAATTACACCGGCGAACTGATCGCGGACTACGTCATCGATGCGACTGGCCGTGCCGCGATCACTGCCAAGCTGCTCGGTCAACCCAACCTGCGAGATCAGCTCAAGACACAAACCGCCACCTCCTTCGCTCATTATCGCGGTGTGCGTCCTTGGCGAGACTACTTGCAAGCTCATGGCTTTGACACTTCCAACGATCCATTCAATCCCGATGACGCAGCTCAGCATCATTTGCTTGGCAACACGTGGACGTGGATGCTTCGGTTTGACAACGACATCACCAGCATCGGTTTTTGCTCGCCGCGGGGTCAAGTCAACGACTTCGCTAGCACTTCCGCGTACCACTGGATGATGCAAGACGCGGTTCAGGTATACCCGGATGATCAATCGTTGATACCCTCTGGTCAGTCGCTGATTACGGAACCTTGGATCCAGTCCTACCATGAACCGATTGTTGCGGATCGAGTTTGGATGATGCCGACAGCCGCGATCACGATGGATCCGTTGCACAGCACGGGGATCGCCCACGGGCTTGCCGGTGTGGAACGCCTAGCGACGATGTTGCTCAATCCCGACGGCAATGCGCCTGCGCGTTACGCCGAGATCCTTCACCAGGAAGTTTCGCTGCTCGACCGTTTGATCAGCACCGCTTACACCGTGGCCAACGATCCCGCTCGTTTCAACGCCGCGTGCATGGTTTACTTTGCTGCTGCGATCACCTGTGAAGAGCAACTCAAAGCGGGCCAGAACCCGTCGCACCTTTACAATGCGGGCGAGGACGCGTTTCGAACCGCGGTCCGAAACGCGTGCGGCATCATCAGCGACCTCGGCGAGCCCCGGTTTGAATCCCTCGTTCGGACCGAGATTGCCCCTTGGAACACGGCGGGGTTGATGAGTTCGGGCCATCAAAACCGGTACGCCTACACGGCAACCAAGGGATGA
- a CDS encoding calcium-binding protein — translation MAADIDLFLGTLSVRGDAASDQIIIREIAPAATNVSLSSRQFQLWGSIEVSVTNRSTQASEVTQFSRFMVRSIFVDAGGGSDVINNQTNLRSTLRGGSGTDYIYGGSSADMIFGDGSRDYLYGRNGDDIIEGGSGSDFIYGGNHADILRGGSGTDYLYGNGGNDRLVGGSHFDILQGGSGHDSLISGNGNDLMYTNSGRDRVLRTVGSSSTVMDLSSDDVQIDFINPTADEQFRLGSNIGSVTAEASTWDDDTVEKIDDALQMMFDATNNNALLQKANGDRVNFARYGELTEADGDINTNVLGWNGDGNIVIIDNAIDRGRINETVIHELAHNFDEQDENIFVNVFRAAGSWTTRFRWQSTAGLTQADDDRWSNWYFNSGEEDAFAREYGTMNPLEDFATSVTAKILSDNGMDYFGESPDSVQTRMQERFDVLDDFFAYLA, via the coding sequence ATGGCTGCTGACATTGACTTGTTTCTTGGCACGCTGAGCGTCCGCGGAGACGCGGCGAGCGACCAAATCATCATTCGCGAGATCGCTCCAGCTGCAACCAATGTTAGCTTGTCGAGTAGACAATTTCAGCTGTGGGGATCGATTGAGGTCAGTGTCACCAACCGTAGCACTCAAGCGAGCGAGGTGACTCAGTTTTCGCGGTTCATGGTCCGGTCGATTTTCGTTGACGCTGGAGGCGGAAGCGATGTGATCAACAACCAAACCAACCTGCGATCAACGCTTCGGGGCGGCTCTGGCACCGACTATATCTATGGTGGATCATCCGCAGACATGATTTTTGGGGACGGATCTCGCGACTATCTGTACGGACGAAATGGAGACGACATCATTGAGGGAGGCAGCGGAAGCGATTTTATCTACGGTGGCAACCACGCGGATATTCTGCGCGGCGGCAGCGGCACCGACTATCTCTACGGCAATGGCGGAAACGATCGCTTGGTCGGCGGTTCCCATTTCGATATTTTGCAAGGTGGTTCGGGGCACGACTCGTTGATCAGTGGGAATGGTAACGACTTGATGTACACCAATAGCGGACGTGATCGCGTGCTGCGAACCGTCGGCAGCAGTTCCACCGTGATGGATCTCTCCAGCGATGACGTGCAAATCGATTTCATCAACCCAACAGCCGATGAGCAGTTCAGGCTGGGCAGCAACATCGGCTCGGTCACTGCAGAAGCGTCCACGTGGGACGATGACACAGTGGAAAAGATCGACGATGCGTTGCAAATGATGTTTGATGCGACCAACAACAACGCTCTTCTGCAAAAAGCCAATGGCGATCGCGTCAATTTCGCTCGTTACGGTGAGCTAACCGAAGCAGACGGGGACATCAACACGAACGTGCTGGGTTGGAACGGCGATGGGAACATTGTGATCATCGACAACGCGATTGACCGCGGAAGGATCAACGAAACGGTCATTCACGAGCTGGCCCACAACTTTGACGAGCAAGACGAGAATATCTTTGTCAATGTTTTTCGTGCCGCTGGATCTTGGACCACAAGATTTCGTTGGCAATCCACCGCTGGATTGACTCAGGCCGACGATGATCGCTGGTCAAACTGGTACTTCAACAGCGGCGAAGAGGACGCTTTTGCTCGCGAATACGGCACGATGAATCCGTTGGAGGATTTCGCAACCTCGGTCACAGCAAAGATTCTGTCCGACAACGGCATGGACTACTTTGGGGAAAGTCCCGACTCGGTTCAAACTCGCATGCAAGAACGATTCGACGTGCTCGACGACTTCTTTGCGTATCTGGCGTGA
- a CDS encoding transposase, with the protein MPRQKRVDEAGGIYHALNRGNARQTIFHKDDDYEAFLRTLSEGLDKYPVELFSFCLMPNHWHLVLRPTEDGMMGRFMRWVTATHTLRHHAHYHKGGQGHLYQSRFKSFPIQDDAHFLVVCHYVECNALRANLVKKAENWIYGSLWRWLQKPEPKPQLLTPWPLRRSGDWVSRVNKALTSKELDGVRQSVHRDRPYGDEDWTEQIADRLGLWSTIRPRGRPRKPPSN; encoded by the coding sequence ATGCCGAGGCAAAAACGAGTTGATGAGGCGGGCGGGATCTACCATGCTCTTAACCGGGGCAATGCTCGTCAGACGATCTTTCACAAGGATGACGATTACGAGGCGTTTCTGCGAACGCTTAGTGAGGGATTGGATAAGTATCCAGTTGAGTTGTTTTCATTTTGCCTGATGCCCAACCATTGGCATCTTGTTTTGCGACCCACCGAAGATGGAATGATGGGGCGGTTCATGCGATGGGTCACAGCGACTCATACGTTGCGCCATCACGCGCACTATCACAAAGGTGGTCAAGGTCATCTGTACCAATCTCGGTTCAAGAGCTTTCCGATTCAAGACGATGCTCATTTCTTAGTCGTTTGCCACTACGTTGAATGCAATGCTCTGCGGGCAAACTTGGTCAAGAAGGCCGAAAACTGGATTTACGGGTCATTGTGGCGCTGGCTGCAAAAGCCGGAACCCAAACCACAGTTGCTGACCCCGTGGCCCCTCCGCCGATCGGGAGACTGGGTGTCGCGAGTCAACAAAGCTCTTACTTCAAAAGAGCTCGATGGTGTTCGCCAGAGTGTTCACCGTGACCGACCTTATGGTGATGAAGACTGGACCGAGCAGATCGCAGATCGATTAGGATTGTGGTCGACGATTCGACCAAGAGGCCGCCCACGCAAGCCACCATCCAACTAA
- a CDS encoding Rpn family recombination-promoting nuclease/putative transposase, protein MNADCLAMEEWMVGGVASSNSDDDNSCSPEQSFHCNQAPSHMAIGIDPLVDFAAKRVLGSPEHSRITLHFLNSVLGFASPIVDVEILNPINLKDFDADKLSILDIKAADSVGRRYNIEVQTTRPLGLPKRLTYYAAKQLIEQLGEGDQYADLNPSISICLLDAIKFRDEPRLQHAFGLRTAGGLSLTDCLQVHVFEVPKYVIPSDNEPIADPV, encoded by the coding sequence ATGAATGCAGATTGTTTGGCTATGGAAGAATGGATGGTGGGCGGGGTGGCGAGCAGCAACAGCGACGATGATAATTCGTGTTCACCCGAGCAATCTTTTCACTGCAACCAAGCTCCATCGCACATGGCCATCGGCATTGATCCCCTCGTTGATTTTGCGGCCAAGCGAGTCCTCGGCAGTCCCGAACATTCACGGATCACGCTGCACTTTCTCAATTCGGTTCTCGGCTTCGCCAGCCCGATTGTGGATGTCGAGATTCTGAACCCGATCAATTTGAAGGACTTTGACGCGGACAAGCTGTCGATCCTCGACATCAAGGCGGCCGACAGCGTTGGGCGACGGTACAATATTGAAGTCCAAACGACGCGGCCGTTGGGCTTGCCCAAACGATTGACCTACTACGCCGCGAAACAGTTGATCGAACAACTTGGCGAAGGCGACCAGTACGCCGACCTGAACCCATCGATCAGCATTTGTTTGCTTGATGCGATCAAGTTCCGGGACGAACCAAGGCTGCAACACGCGTTCGGACTTCGCACCGCTGGCGGACTTTCGCTGACCGATTGCCTGCAAGTCCACGTTTTCGAGGTACCCAAGTATGTCATCCCGAGCGATAATGAGCCCATCGCCGATCCGGTCTAG
- a CDS encoding DUF1592 domain-containing protein — protein sequence MFLFSIIHQSAKLSLAVLLPACMATKVCAQVDLPANLSGFVENHCLGCHDSLGQEGDLDLENLSFDLADKQTFATWALVHDRVDHGEMPPKDDVQPAREDLNAFLKSLSGSLIAADRKRISQEGRSKVRRVNRFEYENTLRHVLDSPWLQVSHRLPEDGTYENFNKTGDRLDVSHVQMAKYLETADYALRSAVNAAAFRSVTRRYYARDEGTMIFWMPFRKGINMEPSRAPIPLLGLTSETEVIRGTQPLTVGDSNPEARNQEAFGFVVGTQASAAKYDFRNVIVPTPGNYRLRMKTFTFTAGPNGRRGGEDHGLTGGTQKWWLPDRNVVMPGKRSEPVTLYAHTASGESIWIGTFDSYPDPKIIERDVVLRKGDAIRPDAGRLLRTQPGWRGNPNATSEGVPGFAMNWLELEGPLSESWPPQSYQALFGDLPFKVHESEERLPLPPLLTEETLIGWTERSPGIPDRRVDVLPSDPDADARRLLVAFVKNAYRSPIADDAVIEPYFEIYKEATAIGQSFTDAMISAYTTILSSPDFLFVESQVGPLEDHEIASRLSYFLWNGPPDEKLEYAQNLRQETELRAQTERMLSDPKSDRFINAFLDYWLELKEINANTPDSQLYPQYYIDDQLTEASLFETRRFFRELIDRDLPAGNLIDSDFTYANERLARHYGLEPFEGVELRRVSLPDDSPRGGLLTQASVLRVTANGTTTSPVLRGVWIMERLLGVHIPPPPSGVEAVEPDTRGATTIREQLDKHTSFESCHMCHAKFDPAGFALESFDIAGGWQERYRAIGEIGEPLEGIGLNGLFFTYRNAEPVDPSGVLQDGRAFADIQEFKSHLLSDERAIARNLVKQFIVYATGATISFSERQQVEEIIDSCQDNEYGVRSIIHAVIQSDLFKIK from the coding sequence ATGTTCCTATTTTCAATAATTCATCAATCAGCAAAACTCTCGCTTGCCGTCCTGCTCCCAGCATGCATGGCGACGAAAGTATGTGCTCAGGTCGACCTCCCGGCGAATCTTTCCGGTTTCGTCGAAAACCATTGCTTAGGTTGTCACGATTCTTTAGGGCAAGAGGGAGACCTCGATCTCGAGAATCTTTCCTTCGATTTAGCGGACAAGCAGACCTTCGCAACCTGGGCACTCGTTCACGACCGGGTAGATCACGGCGAGATGCCTCCTAAGGATGATGTGCAGCCGGCCAGGGAAGATCTAAACGCTTTTCTCAAATCGCTTTCTGGTTCCTTGATCGCCGCAGATCGCAAACGCATTTCCCAAGAAGGTCGCTCGAAAGTTCGGCGCGTCAATCGGTTCGAATACGAGAACACGCTGCGGCACGTTCTCGACTCTCCATGGCTGCAGGTATCCCACCGGCTACCGGAGGATGGGACCTATGAGAATTTCAACAAGACCGGCGACCGGCTCGATGTTTCCCACGTCCAAATGGCCAAGTACTTGGAAACGGCAGACTACGCATTGCGTTCCGCAGTCAACGCGGCCGCTTTTCGATCGGTGACGAGGCGCTACTACGCCCGAGACGAAGGGACCATGATTTTCTGGATGCCCTTCCGCAAGGGGATAAATATGGAGCCCTCTCGCGCGCCGATACCGCTGCTGGGCCTGACCTCGGAAACGGAAGTTATCCGTGGTACGCAACCATTGACCGTAGGCGATTCCAATCCAGAAGCACGAAACCAAGAGGCCTTTGGTTTCGTTGTTGGAACTCAGGCCTCGGCGGCCAAGTACGATTTTAGAAACGTCATCGTGCCCACTCCTGGCAACTACCGTCTGCGGATGAAGACGTTCACTTTCACCGCGGGCCCCAATGGCCGACGGGGCGGAGAGGATCACGGACTCACGGGCGGTACGCAGAAATGGTGGTTGCCCGACCGAAACGTCGTCATGCCTGGGAAACGCAGCGAACCGGTAACCCTCTATGCCCACACCGCAAGCGGCGAAAGTATTTGGATCGGAACTTTCGATTCGTATCCCGATCCCAAAATTATTGAGCGAGATGTCGTTCTGCGAAAAGGTGATGCGATCCGTCCGGACGCTGGAAGGCTGCTGAGAACACAACCGGGCTGGCGTGGCAACCCGAACGCGACGTCAGAAGGTGTTCCCGGTTTCGCCATGAACTGGCTGGAGCTTGAAGGGCCTTTGAGTGAGAGTTGGCCTCCTCAAAGTTACCAAGCCTTGTTTGGCGATCTTCCATTCAAAGTCCATGAGAGCGAAGAGCGTCTGCCGCTTCCGCCGCTATTAACAGAAGAAACGCTAATCGGATGGACCGAGCGTTCGCCGGGCATTCCCGACCGCCGCGTTGACGTGTTGCCCAGCGATCCGGACGCCGACGCGAGGCGACTCTTGGTAGCCTTCGTCAAGAATGCGTATCGATCCCCGATCGCCGATGATGCGGTCATCGAACCGTATTTCGAAATATACAAGGAAGCGACCGCTATCGGCCAATCGTTTACCGACGCGATGATCTCCGCTTACACTACGATACTTTCCTCCCCCGATTTCCTTTTTGTGGAATCACAAGTTGGCCCGCTCGAGGACCACGAGATCGCGTCTCGACTTTCTTACTTCCTTTGGAACGGGCCGCCAGATGAGAAACTTGAATACGCGCAGAACCTTCGTCAAGAGACGGAACTGCGAGCGCAAACCGAGCGAATGCTGTCGGATCCCAAATCCGATCGATTCATCAATGCCTTCCTCGACTACTGGCTGGAACTGAAAGAGATTAATGCCAACACGCCTGATTCCCAACTGTATCCACAATACTATATCGACGATCAGCTGACAGAAGCTTCCCTCTTCGAAACGCGACGCTTTTTCCGGGAGCTTATCGACAGGGATCTTCCCGCTGGCAACTTGATCGACTCTGACTTCACCTACGCCAATGAGCGTCTCGCCCGTCACTACGGGTTAGAGCCTTTCGAAGGCGTGGAGCTCCGCCGTGTTTCCTTGCCCGACGACTCTCCACGCGGAGGACTCCTCACCCAAGCAAGCGTGCTCAGGGTCACCGCGAACGGGACGACAACGTCACCTGTTTTACGCGGAGTTTGGATCATGGAACGTCTTTTGGGAGTTCACATCCCGCCGCCTCCTTCGGGCGTCGAAGCCGTCGAACCGGATACTCGCGGCGCTACCACGATCCGTGAACAGCTCGATAAGCACACCTCTTTCGAATCCTGCCACATGTGCCACGCAAAATTCGACCCAGCTGGCTTCGCCCTGGAGAGTTTCGACATTGCTGGTGGCTGGCAGGAACGCTACCGAGCGATCGGCGAAATCGGAGAGCCCTTGGAGGGAATTGGCTTAAATGGGCTCTTCTTTACTTATCGAAACGCTGAGCCAGTCGACCCTTCGGGAGTACTGCAAGACGGTCGAGCCTTCGCTGACATCCAAGAGTTCAAATCCCACTTGCTGTCTGACGAACGAGCCATCGCCCGGAACCTCGTCAAGCAATTCATCGTTTACGCAACGGGGGCCACGATAAGTTTTAGCGAGCGCCAGCAAGTCGAGGAGATTATCGATTCGTGCCAGGATAATGAATACGGGGTAAGATCCATCATACACGCCGTCATCCAGAGCGACCTGTTCAAAATAAAGTAA
- a CDS encoding helix-turn-helix domain-containing protein, with the protein MANIVHALLTVLASLTRQELAQQIRYLKAENEILRSKLPGRITLDNRERNTLVKHGQKLGGKIKDVMTILSYSTFRRWVRKMEDDSPATKKEPVKRGTGRPKLEEDVRDTIVRIRKESGFGYTKILQELRRMGVHVSRQTVKNVIVAAGFAPTPGDYPDTWHKFIKRHANTLWQCDFACKKKWTIKGLVDVYFMVFIHIGTR; encoded by the coding sequence ATGGCGAACATTGTCCACGCACTTTTGACAGTGCTAGCGTCGCTGACGCGGCAGGAACTGGCCCAGCAGATTCGCTACCTGAAGGCGGAGAACGAAATCCTTCGGTCCAAGTTACCTGGTCGTATCACGCTGGACAATCGTGAGCGCAACACGCTCGTCAAACACGGCCAGAAGCTGGGCGGAAAGATCAAAGACGTGATGACGATCTTGTCGTATTCGACGTTCCGGCGTTGGGTCCGGAAGATGGAAGATGACTCGCCTGCGACAAAGAAAGAGCCGGTGAAGCGAGGAACGGGCCGGCCGAAGCTGGAGGAGGATGTTCGCGACACCATCGTCCGCATCCGCAAAGAGTCGGGGTTCGGGTACACGAAGATCCTGCAAGAGCTTCGCCGGATGGGCGTTCACGTTTCGCGGCAAACGGTGAAGAACGTGATCGTCGCGGCGGGCTTTGCACCGACGCCCGGTGACTATCCCGACACGTGGCACAAGTTCATCAAACGCCATGCCAACACGCTTTGGCAATGCGATTTCGCGTGCAAAAAGAAGTGGACGATAAAGGGACTGGTCGACGTCTACTTCATGGTCTTCATCCACATCGGTACGCGGTAG
- a CDS encoding transposase family protein has product MRDRDRKYVDSFDEVFRSTDCEVKLTPARSPNLQAHVERVIQTIKHEVLNAFCIVTNEHLNGILRTIKRGRGRSKGDGTIKRGRGSF; this is encoded by the coding sequence ATGCGTGATCGCGACCGGAAATACGTCGATTCGTTCGATGAAGTGTTCCGGTCAACGGATTGCGAAGTCAAGCTGACGCCGGCGCGATCGCCCAACTTGCAGGCCCACGTCGAGCGCGTGATCCAGACGATCAAACACGAGGTGCTGAATGCGTTTTGCATCGTGACGAACGAGCATCTCAACGGCATCCTTCGGACGATCAAAAGGGGACGCGGACGATCAAAAGGGGACGGGACGATCAAAAGGGGACGGGGGTCTTTTTAG